Proteins found in one Coffea eugenioides isolate CCC68of chromosome 5, Ceug_1.0, whole genome shotgun sequence genomic segment:
- the LOC113770145 gene encoding uncharacterized protein LOC113770145 → MKDEVVSSSRDPIIPRKSSSPPPTPTPAASSAGASSPALPTNAGSTDWLGQGQGSKGGSLSRIGSQPMWTSLSTSAGGSALGTSQPSCRPWERGDLLRRLSTFKPENWFGKPKAASSLACARRGWVNTNPDTIECESCGANLNFISLATWTPSEADCAGEDFSKKLDEGHKVTCPWRGNCCAESLVQFPPTPPSALIGGFKDRCDGLLQFPSLPVVAASAVEQIRVSRGSEFDRLLAQPLIFVGGESGFRSDFTSGNENARDDVFFPYSRAQKLISLCGWEPRWLPNVQDCEEHSAQSARNGHSVGPAKCYGPPRDTSRGKKAMSTSTRKKFVKNDVLGPNSKGESRSPLLDCSLCGATVRIWEFLTVGRPSGFAPNSTDVPETSKKMQLTRGVSAASGISGWVGTDVLEKEQTEDRDEAATTDEGKSLSNMGVDLNLSMAGGLPSSQLGMNVTSENYQDVHRGRDIIIGQPSSSEVGDRAASYESRGPSSRKRNLDEGGSTVDRPQLVMQQADSVEGTVIDRDGDEVDDGKEYSAGPSKRARGLDIFDTHHSSYQMDSSGAGPSQQFGFEIGSDAPRDDLFNQGHELMLGIQSTRDSTHVSSVIAMDTVCRSPDNDSMESVENYPVDVDDVNFPSTSYLRFTDLNETSELNYSNQAQQSTCPGGMRNVGEMGVSSTNDEEVVNADTATAHGRDGPSFGISGGSVGMGASHEAEIHGTDASVHRADSVVGDVEPIAEITENQGMTGEFAPDPGLMGDFVPEEMDREDAHGDSQDLMSGSVGRADSGSKIIGSAKAESFESGEKTSNVHLNPQENRIHPSLSCNAILCSGFDASKEEVTQAGKTAPSEECGFFESGYLVVNGTGPPNGESNYEETIEFDPIKHHNHFCPWVNGNVAAAGCSSSSGSGSSAGALAVCGWQLTLDALDAFQSLGNVPIQTVESESAASLYKDDHLAPGRKLLAHHSFSKSHGQS, encoded by the exons ATGAAAGACGAAGTTGTGAGCTCATCTCGGGACCCTATTATACCCCGTAAATCTTCTTCTCCTCCCCCTACTCCTACACCTGCTGCCAG TTCTGCAGGGGCATCTTCTCCTGCACTTCCAACCAATGCTGGGAGCACAGATTGGTTGGGTCAAGGACAAGGATCTAAAGGGGGTTCTCTGTCCCGCATTGGGTCACAGCCCATGTGGACTTCACTGAGCACCAGTGCTGGTGGTTCTGCACTAGGAACATCACAACCTTCATGTAGGCCCTGGGAAAGGGGTGATTTACTTAGGCGTCTCTCTACATTTAAACCTGAAAATTGGTTCGGAAAGCCCAAG GCTGCAAGTTCACTAGCTTGTGCCAGAAGAGGCTGGGTAAACACAAATCCTGATACAATTGAATGCGAGTCTTGTGGTGCTAATCTGAACTTTATTTCCCTAGCAACCTGGACTCCTTCTgaag CTGACTGTGCTGGggaagatttttcaaagaaactTGATGAAGGGCACAAAGTCACTTGTCCATGGAGGGGAAACTGCTGCGCAGAAAGTTTGGTGCAGTTCCCTCCTACTCCTCCTTCAGCTCTGATTGGTGGGTTTAAGGATCGATGTGATGGACTGCTCCAGTTCCCCTCCCTTCCTGTTGTGGCTGCATCTGCAGTTGAGCAGATAAGGGTATCTCGGGGCTCAGAATTTGACCGCCTTTTAGCTCAGCCGCTGATATTTGTTGGTGGTGAATCTGGCTTTAGGTCTGACTTTACATCTGGAAATGAGAATGCTAGAGATGATGTCTTCTTTCCATACTCTCGC GCCCAAAAGTTGATAAGTCTGTGTGGATGGGAGCCAAGATGGCTTCCAAATGTTCAAGACTGTGAAGAACATTCTGCTCAGTCTGCTAGGAATGGGCACTCTGTTGGTCCAGCAAAATGTTATGGTCCTCCGCGAGATACTAGCCGTGGCAAGAAGGCAATGTCTACTTCGACAAGAAAAAAGTTTGTTAAAAATGATGTTCTTGGCCCTAATTCCAAAGGTGAATCTAGATCACCTTTGTTGGATTGTAGCTTATGTGGAGCCACAGTGAGAATTTGGGAATTCCTCACTGTTGGACGTCCATCTGGCTTTGCTCCCAATAGCACTGATGTTCCTGAAACCAGCAAGAAGATGCAATTGACACGTGGAGTAAGTGCGGCAAGTGGAATCAGCGGATGGGTTGGAACTGATGTTTTGGAAAAGGAGCAGACAGAGGACCGTGATGAAGCTGCCACAACAGATGAAGGGAAATCGTTGTCGAACATGGGGGTGGATCTCAACCTTTCAATGGCTGGTGGTTTACCGTCTTCACAGTTAGGCATGAATGTGACATCTGAAAATTACCAAGATGTGCATAGAGGAAGAGATATCATAATTGGGCAACCTTCTAGTAGCGAGGTTGGTGATCGTGCAGCTTCATATGAATCTCGAGGTCCTAGTTCTCGCAAGCGGAACTTAGATGAAGGTGGAAGCACAGTTGACAGGCCACAGCTAGTGATGCAACAGGCGGATAGTGTTGAAGGAACTGTTATTGATCGTGATGGTGATGAAGTTGATGATGGTAAAGAGTACTCAGCTGGTCCTTCAAAACGTGCCCGTGGTTTAGATATTTTTGACACTCATCATTCATCATATCAAATGGACTCATCTGGTGCTGGTCCTAGCCAGCAATTTGGATTTGAGATAGGATCAGATGCTCCAAGAGATGATCTTTTCAACCAAGGGCATGAGCTAATGCTTGGCATTCAATCTACTAGAGATTCGACACATGTTTCCTCAGTTATTGCAATGGATACAGTCTGCCGCAGTCCCGATAATGATTCGATGGAAAGTGTTGAAAACTATCCTGTAGATGTGGATGATGTCAATTTCCCTTCTACATCATATTTAAGATTCACTGATCTGAATGAAACATCAGAACTGAACTACAGCAACCAAGCACAACAGAGTACCTGTCCGGGTGGAATGAGAAATGTTGGTGAAATGGGAGTGAGTAGCACTAATGATGAAGAAGTGGTGAATGCAGATACTGCCACTGCTCATGGAAGAGATGGCCCCAGTTTTGGGATTAGTGGAGGGAGTGTAGGGATGGGTGCCAGTCATGAAGCTGAAATTCATGGAACAGATGCTTCTGTGCACCGAGCAGATAGTGTTGTGGGTGATGTGGAACCAATAGCTGAAATCACTGAAAATCAGGGTATGACTGGTGAATTTGCACCAGATCCAGGGCTTATGGGTGATTTTGTCCCTGAAGAAATGGACCGAGAAGATGCTCATGGTGATAGTCAAGATCTGATGTCTGGCTCGGTAGGAAGAGCAGATAGTGGCTCAAAAATTATTGGTTCAGCCAAGGCAGAGTCCTTTGAAAGTGGTGAGAAGACAAGTAACGTGCACTTAAACCCCCAGGAGAACAGGATTCATCCTTCTCTTTCTTGCAATGCCATTTTATGTTCTGGTTTTGATGCATCAAAAGAAGAAGTTACTCAGGCTGGGAAAACAGCGCCTTCTGAAGAATGTGGATTTTTTGAATCAGGATATTTGGTTGTGAATGGGACAG GCCCTCCCAATGGAGAAAGCAACTATGAAGAGACGATTGAGTTTGATCCAATTAAGCATCACAATCACTTCTGTCCATGGGTTAATGGAAATGTTGCTGCAGCAGGCTGCAGTAGTAGTAGTGGTTCTGGCTCCAGTGCTGGTGCTCTGGCTGTCTGTGGTTGGCAGCTGACTTTAGATGCTCTCGATGCTTTTCAGTCACTTGGAAATGTTCCCATTCAAACTGTGGAATCTGAATCAGCGGCTTCCCTGTACAAG GATGATCATCTTGCACCTGGTCGAAAACTCTTGGCACATCACTCATTTAGCAAAAGTCATGGACAAAGCTGA